One genomic region from Methanocaldococcus fervens AG86 encodes:
- a CDS encoding DNA-directed RNA polymerase subunit K, which translates to MRLTKFEIARILGARSLQISNGAYATIETKQDSSLKIAYEEIEQGKVPLKPIRPVKA; encoded by the coding sequence TTGAGATTAACAAAATTTGAGATTGCAAGAATACTTGGAGCGAGAAGTTTGCAGATATCAAATGGAGCCTATGCAACCATTGAAACAAAACAAGACAGCTCATTAAAAATAGCTTATGAAGAGATTGAGCAAGGAAAAGTCCCATTAAAACCGATAAGACCTGTAAAGGCATAA
- a CDS encoding DNA-directed RNA polymerase subunit N, which yields MMFPIRCFSCGNVIAEVFEEYKERVLKGENPKDVLDDLGIKKYCCRRMFISYRISEDGKEIIDEMIAHDEKLL from the coding sequence ATGATGTTTCCTATCAGATGTTTTTCCTGTGGTAATGTTATTGCTGAAGTTTTTGAAGAGTATAAAGAAAGAGTTTTAAAAGGAGAAAATCCAAAAGATGTTTTAGATGATTTAGGAATTAAAAAGTACTGCTGTAGAAGAATGTTTATCTCTTACAGAATAAGTGAAGATGGAAAGGAGATTATAGATGAGATGATAGCTCACGATGAAAAGCTTTTATAA